The window ACCAAGACTACTCCAAAATCCACGAAGCTTCTCTATTCCCGCTAAACCTACTTCTTCGGCACTTTTTCCAGTAGCGTCTATTCCAAAAACTCGTTCAGCAAGTTGAGCAAATCGCTCAGGCTTTACATGTAAATTATGTTTCATCCAGTTTGGAAAAAGAATAGCAAGACCCCCACCATGTGGAATATCATAAACAGCTGAAACCGCATGTTCAATATTATGGGTCGCCCAATCTCCGCTGTATCCCATTGAAAGCATCCCATTTAACGCCATTGTTCCATTATATAAAATGGTTGCCCGATGCTCATAGCTTTCCAGGTTTTCTAACAATTTGGGGGCTGTTTCCATAGTTGTTATCAATAGTGATTCACACATTCTGTCCTGAAGCACAGTATTTTCTTCTAGATGGAAATAGTGTTCCAACACATGTGCCATCATGTCAACAATCCCATAAACCGTCTGTTTTAAAGGCACTGTAAAAGTATGTTCTGGATCTAAGATTGAAAACCTTGGAAATACATAGGGACTACCCCAACCATATTTTTCATTGGTTTCCCAATTTGTAATAACAGAACCAGCATTCATCTCAGAACCTGTTGCAGCGAGGGTAAGCACGGTTCCAAATGGAAGTGCACCATTTACGCCAGCTTTCTTTGTAATCAAGTCCCAGGCGTCACCATCATATTTTGCTCCAGCTGCAATCGCCTTTGTACAATCTATGACACTGCCACCACCAACAGCCAGCAAAAAGTCGATTCCTTCATTTTTGCAAATTTCCACCCCTTTGCGAACAGTAGAAATCCTCGGATTTGGCTCAACTCCACTTAGCTCAAAAATTTCTGCACCAGTTTGTTTAAGAGTTCGGATCGTTTTATCGTATAAACCGCTTTTTTTTATACTTCCACCACCATATACAAATAATACCTTTTTTCCGTATTGGGGTATTTCAGTTGTTAGACTTTCAAGTTGACCTTTTCCAAATATTAATTTTGTAGGATTCCAGTATGTAAAATTATCCAATTTTTTCACCTTCCTCGTTCATTATTATTATCTATTTACGCCTAAATTGCAAAGAAGTTGCTATATCAAAAAAACTTTTCATTTAATTGAGTTGATGATGAATAAAATTTTCCTCTATGTACAAATCTAAAAGTGAATTCATTTAATAAGGAGGAATTTTAATGAGTGCGATTCAGCGCATTGCACTAGTTCTCACGATTATTGGTG of the Bacillus sp. 1NLA3E genome contains:
- a CDS encoding iron-containing alcohol dehydrogenase produces the protein MDNFTYWNPTKLIFGKGQLESLTTEIPQYGKKVLFVYGGGSIKKSGLYDKTIRTLKQTGAEIFELSGVEPNPRISTVRKGVEICKNEGIDFLLAVGGGSVIDCTKAIAAGAKYDGDAWDLITKKAGVNGALPFGTVLTLAATGSEMNAGSVITNWETNEKYGWGSPYVFPRFSILDPEHTFTVPLKQTVYGIVDMMAHVLEHYFHLEENTVLQDRMCESLLITTMETAPKLLENLESYEHRATILYNGTMALNGMLSMGYSGDWATHNIEHAVSAVYDIPHGGGLAILFPNWMKHNLHVKPERFAQLAERVFGIDATGKSAEEVGLAGIEKLRGFWSSLGAPARLADYEIDDSQLDVMADKAMINGEFGKFKHLNKDDVLSIYRASL